A window from Pangasianodon hypophthalmus isolate fPanHyp1 chromosome 16, fPanHyp1.pri, whole genome shotgun sequence encodes these proteins:
- the LOC113530730 gene encoding heterogeneous nuclear ribonucleoprotein A1-like isoform X2: MPKEEQPREPEQLRKLFIGGLSFETTDDSLRSYFEQWGTLTDCVVMRDPNSKRSRGFGFVTYSCVDEVDAAMQARPHKVDGRLVEPKRAVSREDSNKPFAHTTVKKIFVGGIKEDTEESHLRDYFQEFGKIEAIEIMIDHKTGNKRGFAFVTFDDHDAVDRIVIQKYHTINGHNSEVRKALSKQEMQNSSMNMRGRGGGNFDGRYGNNDFGGGRDGFRDGFRGGRGGSGGYGGGDGYNNGFGGDGGYGGGGPGYGGNRGGGYGGGGPGYGGYGGGGYGGGGGGGYGGGGNNYDNYNNGNGNFGGNFGGGGGGGGGGNYNDFGNYNNQQSNFGPMKGNFGGGGRNSGPYGGGYGGSSGGGGGYGGGSGGRRY, encoded by the exons ATGCCAAAGGAG GAACAGCCACGAGAACCGGAGCAGCTCCGGAAGTTGTTCATTGGGGGCCTCAGCTTCGAGACAACAGACGACAGCCTGCGCTCTTATTTTGAGCAATGGGGCACGTTAACCGACTGTGTG GTTATGAGAGACCCGAACTCCAAGCGCTCCAGAGGCTTCGGTTTTGTCACATACTCCTGTGTGGACGAAGTCGATGCCGCCATGCAGGCACGTCCTCACAAAGTCGATGGTCGTCTTGTAGAGCCCAAACGTGCTGTGTCTAGAGAG GATTCCAACAAACCTTTTGCACACACCACAGTGAAAAAGATCTTTGTGGGTGGCATTAAGGAGGATACAGAAGAGAGCCACCTACGAGACTACTTCCAGGAATTTGGAAAGATCGAAGCAATTGAAATAATGATCGATCATAAGACTGGCAACAAAAGAGGCTTTGCGTTTGTTACGTTCGACGATCATGATGCTGTGGATCGTATCGTTA TTCAAAAGTACCACACAATAAATGGCCATAATTCAGAAGTGAGGAAGGCTCTCTCTAAACAAGAGATGCAGAATTCATCAATGAACATGAGAG GGCGTGGAGGTGGAAACTTTGATGGTCGATATGGCAACAATGACTTTGGAGGAGGCAGAGATGGATTCAGGGATGGATTCAGAG GAGGCAGAGGAGGCAGTGGAGGATATGGAGGTGGAGATGGCTACAACAATGGATTTGGAGGAGATG GTGGCTATGGTGGTGGCGGTCCTGGCTACGGAGGCAACCGTGGTGGAGGATATGGGGGCGGAGGACCAGGCTACGGTGGCTACGGTGGTGGCGGatatggtggtggtggtggcggCGGATACGGTGGCGGTGGCAACAACTACGACAATTATAACAACGGCAACGGAAACTTTGGAG GTAACTTCGGAGGTGGAGGCGGCGGCGGTGGTGGTGGCAACTACAATGACTTTGGGAACTACAACAACCAGCAGTCAAATTTTGGCCCCATGAAAGGAAACTTTGGTGGAGGTGGCAGAAATAGCGGCCCATATGGTG GTGGATATGGGGGTAGctcaggaggaggtggaggctATGGTGGTGGCTCTGGTGGTAGACGATATTAA
- the LOC113530730 gene encoding heterogeneous nuclear ribonucleoprotein A1-like isoform X1: MPKEEQPREPEQLRKLFIGGLSFETTDDSLRSYFEQWGTLTDCVVMRDPNSKRSRGFGFVTYSCVDEVDAAMQARPHKVDGRLVEPKRAVSREDSNKPFAHTTVKKIFVGGIKEDTEESHLRDYFQEFGKIEAIEIMIDHKTGNKRGFAFVTFDDHDAVDRIVIQKYHTINGHNSEVRKALSKQEMQNSSMNMRGRGGGNFDGRYGNNDFGGGRDGFRDGFRGGRGGSGGYGGGDGYNNGFGGDGGYGGGGPGYGGNRGGGYGGGGPGYGGYGGGGYGGGGGGGYGGGGNNYDNYNNGNGNFGGGNFGGGGGGGGGGNYNDFGNYNNQQSNFGPMKGNFGGGGRNSGPYGGGYGGSSGGGGGYGGGSGGRRY, from the exons ATGCCAAAGGAG GAACAGCCACGAGAACCGGAGCAGCTCCGGAAGTTGTTCATTGGGGGCCTCAGCTTCGAGACAACAGACGACAGCCTGCGCTCTTATTTTGAGCAATGGGGCACGTTAACCGACTGTGTG GTTATGAGAGACCCGAACTCCAAGCGCTCCAGAGGCTTCGGTTTTGTCACATACTCCTGTGTGGACGAAGTCGATGCCGCCATGCAGGCACGTCCTCACAAAGTCGATGGTCGTCTTGTAGAGCCCAAACGTGCTGTGTCTAGAGAG GATTCCAACAAACCTTTTGCACACACCACAGTGAAAAAGATCTTTGTGGGTGGCATTAAGGAGGATACAGAAGAGAGCCACCTACGAGACTACTTCCAGGAATTTGGAAAGATCGAAGCAATTGAAATAATGATCGATCATAAGACTGGCAACAAAAGAGGCTTTGCGTTTGTTACGTTCGACGATCATGATGCTGTGGATCGTATCGTTA TTCAAAAGTACCACACAATAAATGGCCATAATTCAGAAGTGAGGAAGGCTCTCTCTAAACAAGAGATGCAGAATTCATCAATGAACATGAGAG GGCGTGGAGGTGGAAACTTTGATGGTCGATATGGCAACAATGACTTTGGAGGAGGCAGAGATGGATTCAGGGATGGATTCAGAG GAGGCAGAGGAGGCAGTGGAGGATATGGAGGTGGAGATGGCTACAACAATGGATTTGGAGGAGATG GTGGCTATGGTGGTGGCGGTCCTGGCTACGGAGGCAACCGTGGTGGAGGATATGGGGGCGGAGGACCAGGCTACGGTGGCTACGGTGGTGGCGGatatggtggtggtggtggcggCGGATACGGTGGCGGTGGCAACAACTACGACAATTATAACAACGGCAACGGAAACTTTGGAGGTG GTAACTTCGGAGGTGGAGGCGGCGGCGGTGGTGGTGGCAACTACAATGACTTTGGGAACTACAACAACCAGCAGTCAAATTTTGGCCCCATGAAAGGAAACTTTGGTGGAGGTGGCAGAAATAGCGGCCCATATGGTG GTGGATATGGGGGTAGctcaggaggaggtggaggctATGGTGGTGGCTCTGGTGGTAGACGATATTAA
- the nfe2 gene encoding transcription factor NF-E2 45 kDa subunit, with the protein MCSTINSALPFSFSCEGPVNSNRLHGGVSMSSTHRFSASGRVWANYSQQSEMDWTWQELMAITELQEFEVPNENPFEAGPYISMEPMVHYGSCGMNLAEPNPPTCQASPAAAFEAGYADAISPYQRLNPNMEMHYGHSGCQATRLPPNAPPLQPPLMSLLDPMNMPNTNQGQGKNCNGHPDDLESDSGLSLGSSPPLASPENEVHGALTYLPRDSYTNGDIDCIGDPCHMRPNINAPVDYSHTFGAYSGHSYFPVAPNPQHAQQHVPHSHQHITAMKQQLFPATLHDPHASHTSTPRAVSFQSPHPKTKEVGVSSPLTRDERRAVALQIPFPLDKIVNLPVDDFNELLSRHALSDAQLTLVRDIRRRGKNKVAAQNCRKRKLENIVHLEHELGQLRARREHLTRERVEFQQNLTMLKCRLSELYAKVFSQLRDEEGHPYSLEDYSLQQSNDGNLYLLQRNNSLDGE; encoded by the exons ATGTGTTCAACCATAAACAGCGCTCTTCCCTTTAGTTTCAGTTGTGAG GGACCAGTAAACTCTAACAGACTTCATGGGGGAGTGTCGATGTCTAGCACTCACAGATTCAGTGCGAGTGGCAGGGTCTGGGCCAATTATTCTCAACAATCAGAGATGGACTGGACCTGGCAGGAACTAATGGCAATCACAGAACTGCAG GAATTTGAGGTCCCCAATGAGAATCCATTTGAGGCTGGTCCATACATCTCCATGGAGCCAATGGTGCATTATGGGAGTTGTGGAATGAACCTGGCAGAACCTAACCCACCCACCTGTCAGGCAAGCCCTGCTGCTGCTTTTGAAGCTGGGTATGCTGATGCAATATCCCCGTACCAACGCTTGAACCCAAACATGGAGATGCACTATGGACACAGCGGGTGCCAGGCTACCAGATTACCACCAAATGCACCACCTCTTCAACCCCCACTCATGAGCCTGTTGGATCCCATGAACATGCCGAACACCAATCAGGGACAGGGGAAAAACTGCAACGGACACCCAGACGATCTTGAGTCAGACTCTGGTCTTTCTTTGGGCTCAAGCCCACCACTTGCCTCACCTGAGAACGAAGTCCATGGGGCACTTACATATTTACCCCGAGACAGTTATACTAATGGTGACATAGACTGCATTGGTGACCCATGTCACATGAGACCAAACATAAATGCTCCTGTGGATTATTCACACACGTTTGGGGCCTACTCCGGACATTCCTACTTTCCAGTTGCACCAAACCCACAACATGCCCAGCAGCATGTGCCTCATTCACATCAACACATAACAGCCATGAAACAGCAGCTTTTTCCTGCTACTCTGCATGATCCACACGCAAGCCACACAAGCACACCAAGAGCAGTCTCTTTCCAGTCACCACACCCCAAAACAAAAGAGGTTGGTGTCTCTAGCCCTCTCACCAGGGACGAGCGGAGAGCAGTAGCACTCCAAATCCCTTTTCCGCTTGACAAGATAGTCAATCTGCCCGTAGATGACTTCAACGAGCTATTGAGCAGACATGCACTAAGCGATGCCCAGCTCACACTTGTGCGCGACATCCGCCGCCGCGGCAAGAATAAGGTGGCGGCGCAGAACTGCCGGAAGAGGAAGTTGGAAAACATCGTGCACCTGGAGCATGAGCTGGGCCAGCTGAGGGCCCGCAGGGAACATCTAACACGAGAGAGGGTAGAGTTCCAACAAAATCTCACCATGCTGAAGTGTCGTCTCTCCGAGCTTTATGCTAAAGTATTCTCCCAGTTACGGGATGAAGAAGGACACCCGTATTCTCTGGAGGACTATTCGCTCCAACAAAGTAATGATGGTAACCTTTACCTCCTGCAACGAAACAACTCGCTGGATGGGGAATAA
- the LOC113530729 gene encoding heterogeneous nuclear ribonucleoprotein A1 translates to MSKEGQPREPEQLRKLFIGGLSFETTDDSLRSYFEQWGTLTDCVVMRDPNSKRSRGFGFVTYSCVDEVDAAMQARPHKVDGRLVEPKRAVSREDSNKPFAHTTVKKIFVGGIKEDTEESHLRDYFQEFGKIEAIEIMIDHKTGNKRGFAFVTFDDHDAVDRIVIQKYHTINGHNSEVRKAVSKQEMQNSSMNMRGRGGGNFGGRYGNNDFGGGRDGFRDGFRGGRGGGYGGGDGYNNGFGGDGGYGGGGSGYGGNRGGGYSGGGQGYGNGGGGYGGGGYSSGGNGYDNYNNGNGNFGGNFGGGGGGGGGSSNYSDFGNYNNQQSSFGPMKGNFGGGGRNSGPYGGGYGGSSGGGGGYGGGSGGGYGGNSGGRRY, encoded by the exons ATGTCGAAAGAG GGCCAGCCACGAGAACCGGAGCAGCTCCGGAAGTTGTTCATTGGGGGCCTCAGCTTCGAGACAACAGACGACAGCCTGCGCTCTTATTTTGAGCAATGGGGCACGTTAACCGACTGTGTG gtTATGAGAGACCCGAACTCCAAGCGCTCCAGAGGCTTCGGTTTTGTCACATACTCCTGTGTGGACGAAGTCGATGCCGCCATGCAGGCACGTCCTCACAAAGTCGATGGTCGTCTTGTAGAGCCCAAACGTGCTGTGTCTAGAGAG GATTCCAACAAACCTTTTGCACACACCACAGTGAAAAAGATCTTTGTGGGTGGCATTAAGGAGGATACAGAAGAGAGCCACCTACGAGACTACTTCCAGGAATTTGGAAAGATCGAAGCAATTGAAATAATGATCGATCATAAGACTGGCAACAAAAGAGGCTTTGCGTTTGTTACGTTCGATGATCATGATGCTGTGGATCGTATCGTTa TTCAAAAGTACCACACAATAAATGGTCATAATTCAGAAGTGAGAAAGGCAGTGTCTAAACAAGAGATGCAGAATTCATCAATGAACATGAGAG GACGTGGAGGTGGAAACTTCGGTGGACGATATGGCAACAATGACTTTGGAGGAGGCAGAGATGGATTCAGAGACGGATTCCGAG GAGGCAGAGGTGGTGGATATGGAGGTGGAGATGGCTACAACAATGGCTTTGGAGGCGatg GTGGCTATGGCGGTGGTGGCTCTGGCTATGGGGGCAACCGCGGTGGAGGATATAGCGGAGGTGGACAAGGCTATGGAAATGGCGGTGGAGGATATGGTGGTGGAGGATACAGTAGCGGTGGCAATGGTTATGACAACTATAACAACGGCAACGGAAACTTTGGTG GTAACTTCGGAGGTGGAGGCGGCGGCGGTGGTGGTAGCAGCAACTACAGTGACTTCGGAAACTACAACAACCAGCAGTCAAGTTTTGGCCCCATGAAAGGAAACTTTGGAGGAGGCGGCAGGAATAGCGGCCCATATGGTG GTGGATATGGGGGTAGctcaggtggaggtggaggctATGGCGGAGGTTCTGGTGGAGGATATGGTGGAAACTCTGGCGGTAGACGATATTAA